The Caenorhabditis elegans chromosome II genome has a segment encoding these proteins:
- the ngat-1 gene encoding Beta-1,4-N-acetylgalactosaminyltransferase (Confirmed by transcript evidence), with protein sequence MRTSHCIIRSFSPKRLIIFVAASTLIYVMLLRNSTLNDERRIAATEEQVRSVNVNVQQSKNSGVAERTHDIKDPVELEIARQTLTFLNMEEAVTKPKPPVKIAEEDGSCPIVEKIPDLQGALPQATLLIQNLQEGEVHAIHPELGPGGSWKPDDCQARDKIAVIIPYRERQTHLTRLIDFLIPILQRQRLDFRFIVTEQYGNDLFNKGRIMNAAFIFAESLGVDCVVFHDVDMFPQDDRNPYSCPPGPRHLGAFVSNLGYQLWYKEIVGGVLAVSMADYRAVNGYSNQFWAWGGEDDDMGQRILSLNYTIERPNPETGRYSMLKHVKRKRTAPKLIYKLLGNSANRVAYDGLNETDKWTIRKVTTRPLYYHLYVDVGPVPEEWQAKA encoded by the exons ATGAGGACCTCACACTGCATAATACGTAGTTTTTCTCCGAAACGACTTATCATTTTCGTTGCCGCCTCCACACTAATCTATGTAATGCTACTCAGAAATTCTACATTAAATGATGAAAGAAG GATAGCAGCGACTGAAGAGCAAGTTCGATCTGTCAATGTCAATGTACAGCAATCAAAAAACAGCGGAGTCGCTGAAAGAACACACGATATAAAGGATCCTGTTGAATTGGAAATTGCTCGACAGACgctaacatttttaaatatggaAGAAGCCGTCACAAAACCAAAGCCACCGGttaaaat cgcCGAAGAGGACGGATCTTGTCCAATAGTTGAGAAAATACCAGATCTTCAAGGCGCTCTTCCACAAGCCAcacttttgattcaaaatctTCAAGAAGGAGAAGTACACGCAATTCATCCAGAACTTGGCCCAGGTGGCTCATGGAAACCGGATGATTGTCAGGCTCGCGATAAAATCGCAGTGATAATTCCATATCGAGAAAGGCAAACTCACTTGACTCGATTGATCGACTTTTTGATTCCAATACTTCAACGACAGCGGCTAGATTTTCGATTCATTGTTACTGAACaa tatggAAACGACTTGTTCAACAAAGGCCGAATTATGAATGCTGCATTTATCTTCGCAGAAAGCCTTGGAGTCGATTGTGTAGTCTTCCACGACGTCGACATGTTCCCACAAGACGATCGGAACCCGTATTCGTGCCCACCTGGTCCACGTCATCTTGGAGCTTTTGTCAGTAATCTGGGATATCAATTGTGGTACAAGGAGATTGTCGGAGGCGTTTTAGCAGTATCAATGGCAGATTATCGTGCAGTTAATGGATATTCAAATCAATTCTGGGCGTGGGGAGGTGAAGACGATGATATGGGACAGAGAATACTTTCATTAAATTACACAATTGAACGACCAAATCCTGAAACAGGGAGATATTCTATGTTGAAGCATGTGAAGAGGAAACGGACTGCGCCGAAGTTGAT ctACAAGCTTCTCGGGAACAGTGCAAATCGTGTTGCGTACGATGGATTGAACGAAACCGATAAATGGACGATTCGAAag GTCACAACACGTCCGCTCTACTATCATCTTTATGTTGACGTGGGCCCAGTTCCTGAAGAATGGCAAGCCAAAGCATAA
- the cisd-1 gene encoding CDGSH iron-sulfur domain-containing protein 2 homologue (Confirmed by transcript evidence): MTIAGFCALSLIQDHCCWTTPQHCSVAELGTMPCPTQVSGRCVATTAAVLAGGALIGYLVGYKFGQRSARCNYKIQLDSNKIVDTVDIEDIGEKKAFCRCWKSEKWPYCDGSHGKHNKETGDNVGPLIVKSEKK, translated from the exons atgaccATCGCTGGATTTTGTGCTTTATCTCTCATTCAAGATCACTGTTGTTGGACAACGCCACAGCATTGTTCTGTTGCAGAGCTTG gtaCCATGCCTTGCCCAACTCAAGTCTCTGGTCGCTGTGTCGCCACGACTGCCGCCGTTCTCGCGGGAGGAGCTCTTATTGGATACCTT GTTGGTTACAAGTTCGGACAGCGTTCGGCTCGCTGCAACTACAAGATCCAGCTCGACTCGAATAAGATCGTCGACACCGTCGATATTGAGGATATTGGAGAGAAGAAGGCATTCTGCAGATGCTGGAAGAGCGAGAAGTGGCCATACTGTGACGGATCACATGGAAAGCACAACAAGGAGACTGGCGACAATGTTGGCCCACTCATCGTCAAATCCGAAAAGAAGTAA
- the slc-25A37 gene encoding Mitoferrin (Confirmed by transcript evidence): protein MGGGGEDEYESLPTHSVPVHLTAGALAGAVEHCVMFPFDSVKTRMQSLCPCPETKCPTPVHSLMSIVKREGWLRPLRGVNAVAAGSMPAHALYFTVYEKMKGYLTGNSAGHSNTLAYGASGVVATLIHDAIMNPAEVVKQRMQMAFSPYGSSLECARCVYNREGVAAFYRSYTTQLAMNVPFQAIHFMSYEFWQHVLNPEHKYDPKSHLIAGGLAGGLAAALTTPMDCVKTVLNTQQAAEADPANRRIFLQARYRYRGISDAVRTIYSQRGLSGFSCGLQARVIFQVPATALSWSVYELFKFMLSFEGGHSS from the exons ATGGGTGGCGGTGGCGAAGATGAGTACGAATCACTTCCAACACACAGCGTCCCG GTGCACTTGACAGCTGGAGCCCTGGCCGGAGCCGTTGAGCATTGTGTCATGTTTCCATTCGATTCGGTCAAAACGAGAATGCAATCACTTTGTCCGTGCCCTGAAACGAAATGTCCAACTCCTGTACATTCACTGATGAGCATTGTTAAACGAGAAGGATGGCTTCGACCGCTACGTGGAGTTAATGCAGTTGCTGCAGGCTCAATGCCAGCTCACGCTCTATACTTCACAGTTTACGAGAAAATGAAGGGATATTTGACGGGAAACTCCGCGGGACACAGCAATACGTTAGCATATGGAGCTTCTGGAGTTGTTGCAACACTTATCCATGACGCTATCATGAATCCAGCAGAAGTAGTGAAGCAAAGAATGCAAATGGCTTTCTCTCCATACGGATCATCGTTGGAATGTGCTCGATGTGTTTATAATCGGGAAGGTGTGGCGGCTTTCTATAGATCATACACGACACAGCTGGCAATGAATGTTCCATTCCAAGCAATTCACTTTATGAGTTACGAATTCTGGCAGCACGTCCTGAATCCGGAGCATAAATACGATCCGAAATCACATTTAATTGCGGGAGGACTTGCCGGCGGATTGGCAGCTGCTTTAACGACTCCAATGGATTGTGTGAAAACCGTTTTGAATACGCAACAAGCTGCAGAAGCTGATCCAGCAAATAGGCGAATTTTCTTGcag GCTAGGTATCGTTATCGTGGAATTTCTGACGCCGTACGGACAATTTATTCTCAACGTGGACTATCCGGATTCTCGTGTGGATTACAAGCTAGGGTCATATTCCAG gTTCCTGCAACTGCTCTCTCCTGGTCCGTTTACGAGCTTTTCAAATTCATGTTGTCTTTCGAAGGAGGTCATTCgagttga
- the slc-25A37 gene encoding Mitoferrin (Partially confirmed by transcript evidence) translates to MGGGGEDEYESLPTHSVPIQVHLTAGALAGAVEHCVMFPFDSVKTRMQSLCPCPETKCPTPVHSLMSIVKREGWLRPLRGVNAVAAGSMPAHALYFTVYEKMKGYLTGNSAGHSNTLAYGASGVVATLIHDAIMNPAEVVKQRMQMAFSPYGSSLECARCVYNREGVAAFYRSYTTQLAMNVPFQAIHFMSYEFWQHVLNPEHKYDPKSHLIAGGLAGGLAAALTTPMDCVKTVLNTQQAAEADPANRRIFLQARYRYRGISDAVRTIYSQRGLSGFSCGLQARVIFQVPATALSWSVYELFKFMLSFEGGHSS, encoded by the exons ATGGGTGGCGGTGGCGAAGATGAGTACGAATCACTTCCAACACACAGCGTCCCG ATTCAGGTGCACTTGACAGCTGGAGCCCTGGCCGGAGCCGTTGAGCATTGTGTCATGTTTCCATTCGATTCGGTCAAAACGAGAATGCAATCACTTTGTCCGTGCCCTGAAACGAAATGTCCAACTCCTGTACATTCACTGATGAGCATTGTTAAACGAGAAGGATGGCTTCGACCGCTACGTGGAGTTAATGCAGTTGCTGCAGGCTCAATGCCAGCTCACGCTCTATACTTCACAGTTTACGAGAAAATGAAGGGATATTTGACGGGAAACTCCGCGGGACACAGCAATACGTTAGCATATGGAGCTTCTGGAGTTGTTGCAACACTTATCCATGACGCTATCATGAATCCAGCAGAAGTAGTGAAGCAAAGAATGCAAATGGCTTTCTCTCCATACGGATCATCGTTGGAATGTGCTCGATGTGTTTATAATCGGGAAGGTGTGGCGGCTTTCTATAGATCATACACGACACAGCTGGCAATGAATGTTCCATTCCAAGCAATTCACTTTATGAGTTACGAATTCTGGCAGCACGTCCTGAATCCGGAGCATAAATACGATCCGAAATCACATTTAATTGCGGGAGGACTTGCCGGCGGATTGGCAGCTGCTTTAACGACTCCAATGGATTGTGTGAAAACCGTTTTGAATACGCAACAAGCTGCAGAAGCTGATCCAGCAAATAGGCGAATTTTCTTGcag GCTAGGTATCGTTATCGTGGAATTTCTGACGCCGTACGGACAATTTATTCTCAACGTGGACTATCCGGATTCTCGTGTGGATTACAAGCTAGGGTCATATTCCAG gTTCCTGCAACTGCTCTCTCCTGGTCCGTTTACGAGCTTTTCAAATTCATGTTGTCTTTCGAAGGAGGTCATTCgagttga
- the slc-25A37 gene encoding Mitoferrin (Partially confirmed by transcript evidence), translating to MGGGGEDEYESLPTHSVPIQVHLTAGALAGAVEHCVMFPFDSVKTRMQSLCPCPETKCPTPVHSLMSIVKREGWLRPLRGVNAVAAGSMPAHALYFTVYEKMKGYLTGNSAGHSNTLAYGASGVVATLIHDAIMNPAEVVKQRMQMAFSPYGSSLECARCVYNREGVAAFYRSYTTQLAMNVPFQAIHFMSYEFWQHVLNPEHKYDPKSHLIAGGLAGGLAAALTTPMDCVKTVLNTQQAAEADPANRRIFLQNELQARYRYRGISDAVRTIYSQRGLSGFSCGLQARVIFQVPATALSWSVYELFKFMLSFEGGHSS from the exons ATGGGTGGCGGTGGCGAAGATGAGTACGAATCACTTCCAACACACAGCGTCCCG ATTCAGGTGCACTTGACAGCTGGAGCCCTGGCCGGAGCCGTTGAGCATTGTGTCATGTTTCCATTCGATTCGGTCAAAACGAGAATGCAATCACTTTGTCCGTGCCCTGAAACGAAATGTCCAACTCCTGTACATTCACTGATGAGCATTGTTAAACGAGAAGGATGGCTTCGACCGCTACGTGGAGTTAATGCAGTTGCTGCAGGCTCAATGCCAGCTCACGCTCTATACTTCACAGTTTACGAGAAAATGAAGGGATATTTGACGGGAAACTCCGCGGGACACAGCAATACGTTAGCATATGGAGCTTCTGGAGTTGTTGCAACACTTATCCATGACGCTATCATGAATCCAGCAGAAGTAGTGAAGCAAAGAATGCAAATGGCTTTCTCTCCATACGGATCATCGTTGGAATGTGCTCGATGTGTTTATAATCGGGAAGGTGTGGCGGCTTTCTATAGATCATACACGACACAGCTGGCAATGAATGTTCCATTCCAAGCAATTCACTTTATGAGTTACGAATTCTGGCAGCACGTCCTGAATCCGGAGCATAAATACGATCCGAAATCACATTTAATTGCGGGAGGACTTGCCGGCGGATTGGCAGCTGCTTTAACGACTCCAATGGATTGTGTGAAAACCGTTTTGAATACGCAACAAGCTGCAGAAGCTGATCCAGCAAATAGGCGAATTTTCTTGcag AATGAATTACAGGCTAGGTATCGTTATCGTGGAATTTCTGACGCCGTACGGACAATTTATTCTCAACGTGGACTATCCGGATTCTCGTGTGGATTACAAGCTAGGGTCATATTCCAG gTTCCTGCAACTGCTCTCTCCTGGTCCGTTTACGAGCTTTTCAAATTCATGTTGTCTTTCGAAGGAGGTCATTCgagttga
- the rga-1 gene encoding Rho GTPase-activating protein 68F (Confirmed by transcript evidence): MDTKHPPDPSGPSDPNINLGEFEDPVDGYADDDLLTPDDLSVSVTGMTPSRSFLETEEFETELGGVEPFEDLFNDISAHEIIQVIADGDRVGRPIVVVYAYRLPSSKEIDHARLLQYLVQIIDKIVDQDYTIVYFHYGLRSHNKPPVRWLFQAYKQLDRRFKKNLKALYVVHPTRFIRIIFSLFKGFISSKFENKFHYVMCIDELENALSVARLNLPSPIRDHDKSFSTQSNRPETPPAQPLPTQQFGVPLEFILSHCGGNIPPIVDQLIEYLEAHALTMEGVFRKSANIGSIKRLQDRINKGEKIDFENDPEYKDNEYVASLHASVLLKTFFRSLGEPLTTNRLYPKLAALSEVSKTEKSAAVKEFVKLLPRENYILLKTVIKFLTRVAENSKVNLMTANNLSVVFGPNLTWPTDQEVPISQLNNLNNFCYKLIVDYDSVFDH; encoded by the exons atggACACGAAACATCCTCCGGATCCATCAGGTCCATCAGATCCCAACATAAATCTTGGAGAATTCGAAGATCCGGTGGATGGCTATGCCGATGATGACCTTCTCACACCGGATGACCTAAGCG TAAGTGTCACTGGAATGACGCCATCTCGATCGTTTCTGGAAACTGAAGAATTCGAGACAGAGCTTGGAGGTGTTGAACCGTTCGAAGATCTTTTCAACGACATATCAGCTCACGAAATTATTCAAGTAATTGCTGATGGGGATCGAGTTGGAAg GCCAATTGTTGTCGTATATGCTTATCGGCTCCCATCAAGCAAGGAAATAGATCATGCCAGACTTCTACAGTATTTGGTACAAATTATTGATAAG atCGTTGACCAAGACTACACAATTGTCTATTTTCACTATGGCCTACGAAGTCACAACAAACCACCGGTACGGTGGCTGTTCCAGGCTTACAAACAACTTGATCGTAG ATTCAAAAAGAACCTGAAAGCGCTCTACGTAGTGCATCCAACACGATTCATCCGCATTATCTTCTCGCTGTTCAAAGGTTTCATATCGAGCAAGTTTGAGAACAAGTTCCACTATGTCATGTGTATAGACGAGCTGGAGAACGCACTTTCAGTGGCAAg attaaatcTTCCAAGTCCAATTCGAGATCATGATAAATCATTTTCAACTCAATCAAATCGACCTGAAACACCACCAGCTCAACCTCTGCCAACACAACAGTTTGGAGTTCCTCTCGAGTT catccTGTCTCACTGTGGTGGAAACATCCCTCCAATCGTTGACCAGCTCATCGAGTATCTGGAAGCTCACGCGTTGACAATGGAAGgagttttcaggaaaagtgCTAATATTGGAAGTATAAAGAGGCTACAGGATAGAATTAATAAAG gcgaaaaaattgatttcgaaAATGATCCAGAGTACAAGGACAACGAATACGTGGCTTCCCTGCATGCTTCTGTACTTTTGAAGACGTTCTTCAGGAGCCTCGGAGAGCCCCTAACGACCAATAGGCTTTATCCGAAACTTGCGGCTCTTTCAg AAGTATCGAAAACCGAGAAAAGCGCCGCCGTGAAAGAATTTGTGAAGCTTCTGCCTCGTGAAAACTACATTCTTCTGAAAACAGTCATCAAATTCCTAACTCGAGTCGCCGAAAACAGCAAAGTGAATCTGATGACTGCAAACAATTTGAGTGTCGTTTTCGGTCCAAATTTGACGTGGCCAACGGATCAAGAAGTGCCGATTTCTCAATTGAATAACCTCAATAACTTCTGCTATAAATTAATTGTGGATTATGATTCAGTATTTGATCATTGA
- the metl-1 gene encoding tRNA (guanine-N(7)-)-methyltransferase (Confirmed by transcript evidence), translating into MDITPALTEMELDHKPTCETVPGLPQKKHYRQRAHSNPHSDHDIEYPLTPNHMDWTKYYGDYTKGRQVDFADIGCGYGGLLMRLSPKYPDNLMIGMEIRVKVSDYVNEKIQALRKHHAEAGHYRNVAVLRSNAMKYMPNYFHKGQLSKMFFLFPDPHFKNKKHKWRIITPTLLSEYAYVLREGGIIYTITDVKDLHEWMVKHLSEHPLFERLTEEEMKKDPIVEMLFESTEEGQKVTRNDGGKWPAIFRRLPNPAL; encoded by the exons atGGACATAACTCCTGCGCTGACAGAAATGGAATTGGATCACAAACCTACTTGCGAGACAGTTCCAGGGTTGCCTCAAAAGAAGCATTATCG GCAGCGAGCTCACTCGAATCCTCATTCTGATCATGACATTGAATATCCACTGACTCCAAACCA taTGGATTGGACCAAATATTACGGCGATTACACAAAAGGACGTCAAGTGGATTTTGCAGACATCGGATGTGGTTATGGAGGTCTTTTGATGAGATTGTCACCTAAATATCCTGATAATCTGATGATCGGTATGGAAATTCGTGTGAAAGTGTCGGATTACGtaaacgaaaaaatccaaGCACTTCGAAAGCATCACGCTGAAGCTGGTCACTACAGAAATGTAGCCGTTCTCCGATCAAATGCCATGAAATACATGCCAAATTATTTCCACAAAGGACAACTTTCCAAGATGTTCTTCCTTTTCCCAGATCCACATTTCAAGAATAAGAAGCACAAATGGCGGATCATCACTCCAACACTGCTCTCCGAATACGCTTATGTGCTTCGTGAAGGAG gtattATCTACACAATCACTGATGTCAAGGATCTACACGAATGGATGGTCAAGCATCTCAGCGAGCATCCACTTTTCGAACGGCTGACtgaagaagaaatgaaaaaagatcCGATTGTGGAAATGCTCTTTGAAAGTACTGAAGAAGGACAAAAAGTGACTCGAAATGACGGAGGAAAGTGGCCAGCAATCTTCAGGCGACTTCCGAACCCGGCCTTATAA
- the rga-1 gene encoding Rho-GAP domain-containing protein (Confirmed by transcript evidence): MCIDELENALSVARLNLPSPIRDHDKSFSTQSNRPETPPAQPLPTQQFGVPLEFILSHCGGNIPPIVDQLIEYLEAHALTMEGVFRKSANIGSIKRLQDRINKGEKIDFENDPEYKDNEYVASLHASVLLKTFFRSLGEPLTTNRLYPKLAALSEVSKTEKSAAVKEFVKLLPRENYILLKTVIKFLTRVAENSKVNLMTANNLSVVFGPNLTWPTDQEVPISQLNNLNNFCYKLIVDYDSVFDH; this comes from the exons ATGTGTATAGACGAGCTGGAGAACGCACTTTCAGTGGCAAg attaaatcTTCCAAGTCCAATTCGAGATCATGATAAATCATTTTCAACTCAATCAAATCGACCTGAAACACCACCAGCTCAACCTCTGCCAACACAACAGTTTGGAGTTCCTCTCGAGTT catccTGTCTCACTGTGGTGGAAACATCCCTCCAATCGTTGACCAGCTCATCGAGTATCTGGAAGCTCACGCGTTGACAATGGAAGgagttttcaggaaaagtgCTAATATTGGAAGTATAAAGAGGCTACAGGATAGAATTAATAAAG gcgaaaaaattgatttcgaaAATGATCCAGAGTACAAGGACAACGAATACGTGGCTTCCCTGCATGCTTCTGTACTTTTGAAGACGTTCTTCAGGAGCCTCGGAGAGCCCCTAACGACCAATAGGCTTTATCCGAAACTTGCGGCTCTTTCAg AAGTATCGAAAACCGAGAAAAGCGCCGCCGTGAAAGAATTTGTGAAGCTTCTGCCTCGTGAAAACTACATTCTTCTGAAAACAGTCATCAAATTCCTAACTCGAGTCGCCGAAAACAGCAAAGTGAATCTGATGACTGCAAACAATTTGAGTGTCGTTTTCGGTCCAAATTTGACGTGGCCAACGGATCAAGAAGTGCCGATTTCTCAATTGAATAACCTCAATAACTTCTGCTATAAATTAATTGTGGATTATGATTCAGTATTTGATCATTGA
- the klp-17 gene encoding Kinesin motor domain-containing protein (Confirmed by transcript evidence), producing the protein MDGVRIKNDFYNNHTNDLKHQIAQLERKTATIPKLENQLHKAKNQNKVLRRESALFPSASCADVSRVEDQKVKTLRNELADLKLKLRQLEDDNKEKDMENDRLIQENRTLKREKLKLINCFKTQMAEKDAIIRELNDEVVDLRGQIRVAIRVRDFERDGSSNFSIISQNEVQLQQTTGQSNTYSFEHVFFPPTAQSGVFGEIKELIMCALHGKNVCLIAYGPTGSGKTFTMRGEDSADSEGVIPRAIRFMLEQSKRDLAMIGWNYKFQASFIEVYNEEVYDLLDGKQKLEVKINGSKTNVVGLKKIEIGNISDVDVILNLADSQRSVASTASNEHSSRSHAIFQIFVDGQNASGEMVQCCLNLVDLAGSERAKETQARGKQFTELTNINQSLSTLKKCIRAQMTKMSHVPYRDSKLTMVLREYLGAGSSKTMFIAHANPRDVAETKRTLEFTSELRSTNLGKAVVQTGQKL; encoded by the exons ATGGACGGTGTTCGTATAAAAAATG acttttaTAACAATCATACTAATGATTTAAAACATCAAATCGCGCAATTGGAGAGAAAAACCGCCACAATTCCAAAACTCGAGAATCAATTGCATAAAGCAAAGAATCAGAATAAGGTGCTACGACGTGAATCGGCACTTTTCCCGTCAGCATCTTGCGCTGATGTATCCAGAGTTGAAGATCAAAAAGTGAAGACTTTGAGAAATGAATTGGCGGATCTTAAGTTGAAACTTCGGCAGTTGGAAGATGACAATAAGGAGAAAGACATGGAAAATGACAGGCTGATTCAGGAGAATCGAACTTTGAAACGTGAAAAGCTGAAGCTTATCAACTGTTTTAAAACCCAAATGGCTGAAAAGGACGCCATCATTCGTGAACTCAACGATGAAGTTGTTGATCTTCGTGGCCAAATTCGCGTGGCAATCCGTGTTAGAGATTTTGAGAGAGATGGATCTTCCAACTTTAGCATCATCTCACAAAATGAGGTTCAACTCCAGCAG ACCACCGGCCAATCCAACACCTACAGTTTCGAGCACGTCTTCTTTCCTCCGACCGCCCAATCCGGAGTTTTCGGTGAGATCAAGGAGTTGATCATGTGTGCGCTTCATGGAAAAAATGTGTGTCTCATCGCCTACGGACCAACTGGAAGTGGAAAGACTTTCACGATGCGAGGAGAAGATAGTGCTGATTCGGAAGGAGTCATTCCACGTGCTATTCGATTTATGCTGGAGCAATCAAAGAGAGATCTTGCGATGATTGGTTGGAACTACAAATTCCAAGCATCCTTCATTGAAGTTTATAACGAAGAAGTCTATGATTTGTTGGATGGGAAGCAGAAGTTGGAG GTAAAGATAAATGGATCGAAGACGAATGTAGTTGGActgaagaaaatcgaaatagGAAACATCTCCGACGTTGATGTGATTCTGAATCTTGCCGATTCGCAAAGATCCGTAGCTTCAACAGCATCTAATGAGCATTCATCTAGATCTcatgcaattttccaaatcttcGTTGATGGGCAAAACGCCTCTGGTGAGATGGTTCAATGCTGTCTCAACTTGGTGGACTTGGCTGGTTCCGAACGGGCGAAGGAGACGCAAGCTCGTGGGAAGCAGTTCACCGAGCTCACAAACATCAACCAGAGCTTGagcactttgaaaaaatgcatcCGAGCTCAAATGACGAAGATGTCGCATGTTCCATATCGTGACAGTAAGCTCACAATGGTGCTTCGCGAGTATTTGGGTGCAGGATCGTCGAAAACAATGTTCATTGCTCATGCGAATCCTCGTGATGTTGCCGAAACCAAACGGACATTGGAATTCACTTCCGAG cttcGTTCAACAAATTTGGGAAAAGCAGTTGTTCAAACAGGACAAAAACTATGA
- the slc-25A37 gene encoding Mitoferrin (Partially confirmed by transcript evidence), whose translation MGGGGEDEYESLPTHSVPVHLTAGALAGAVEHCVMFPFDSVKTRMQSLCPCPETKCPTPVHSLMSIVKREGWLRPLRGVNAVAAGSMPAHALYFTVYEKMKGYLTGNSAGHSNTLAYGASGVVATLIHDAIMNPAEVVKQRMQMAFSPYGSSLECARCVYNREGVAAFYRSYTTQLAMNVPFQAIHFMSYEFWQHVLNPEHKYDPKSHLIAGGLAGGLAAALTTPMDCVKTVLNTQQAAEADPANRRIFLQNELQARYRYRGISDAVRTIYSQRGLSGFSCGLQARVIFQVPATALSWSVYELFKFMLSFEGGHSS comes from the exons ATGGGTGGCGGTGGCGAAGATGAGTACGAATCACTTCCAACACACAGCGTCCCG GTGCACTTGACAGCTGGAGCCCTGGCCGGAGCCGTTGAGCATTGTGTCATGTTTCCATTCGATTCGGTCAAAACGAGAATGCAATCACTTTGTCCGTGCCCTGAAACGAAATGTCCAACTCCTGTACATTCACTGATGAGCATTGTTAAACGAGAAGGATGGCTTCGACCGCTACGTGGAGTTAATGCAGTTGCTGCAGGCTCAATGCCAGCTCACGCTCTATACTTCACAGTTTACGAGAAAATGAAGGGATATTTGACGGGAAACTCCGCGGGACACAGCAATACGTTAGCATATGGAGCTTCTGGAGTTGTTGCAACACTTATCCATGACGCTATCATGAATCCAGCAGAAGTAGTGAAGCAAAGAATGCAAATGGCTTTCTCTCCATACGGATCATCGTTGGAATGTGCTCGATGTGTTTATAATCGGGAAGGTGTGGCGGCTTTCTATAGATCATACACGACACAGCTGGCAATGAATGTTCCATTCCAAGCAATTCACTTTATGAGTTACGAATTCTGGCAGCACGTCCTGAATCCGGAGCATAAATACGATCCGAAATCACATTTAATTGCGGGAGGACTTGCCGGCGGATTGGCAGCTGCTTTAACGACTCCAATGGATTGTGTGAAAACCGTTTTGAATACGCAACAAGCTGCAGAAGCTGATCCAGCAAATAGGCGAATTTTCTTGcag AATGAATTACAGGCTAGGTATCGTTATCGTGGAATTTCTGACGCCGTACGGACAATTTATTCTCAACGTGGACTATCCGGATTCTCGTGTGGATTACAAGCTAGGGTCATATTCCAG gTTCCTGCAACTGCTCTCTCCTGGTCCGTTTACGAGCTTTTCAAATTCATGTTGTCTTTCGAAGGAGGTCATTCgagttga
- the cisd-1 gene encoding Iron-binding zinc finger CDGSH type domain-containing protein (Confirmed by transcript evidence), with product MPCPTQVSGRCVATTAAVLAGGALIGYLVGYKFGQRSARCNYKIQLDSNKIVDTVDIEDIGEKKAFCRCWKSEKWPYCDGSHGKHNKETGDNVGPLIVKSEKK from the exons ATGCCTTGCCCAACTCAAGTCTCTGGTCGCTGTGTCGCCACGACTGCCGCCGTTCTCGCGGGAGGAGCTCTTATTGGATACCTT GTTGGTTACAAGTTCGGACAGCGTTCGGCTCGCTGCAACTACAAGATCCAGCTCGACTCGAATAAGATCGTCGACACCGTCGATATTGAGGATATTGGAGAGAAGAAGGCATTCTGCAGATGCTGGAAGAGCGAGAAGTGGCCATACTGTGACGGATCACATGGAAAGCACAACAAGGAGACTGGCGACAATGTTGGCCCACTCATCGTCAAATCCGAAAAGAAGTAA